In the genome of Neovison vison isolate M4711 chromosome 3, ASM_NN_V1, whole genome shotgun sequence, one region contains:
- the SMTN gene encoding smoothelin isoform X2, producing the protein MADEAFAGLDEGALRKLLEVTADLAERRRIRSAIRELQRQELQREEEALASKRFRAERQDNKENWLHSQQQEAEQRAALARLAGRLESMNDVEELTALLRGAGEYEERKLIRAAIRRIRAQEIEAATLAGRLCSGHANSGSREESKGRAAQRLERCEVPEPEKQEQQAEVPEPTPPPQGTTRDVTTVTLLLRAPPGGTPSLPASPVSSPTTASPEPPLEPAEAQCPAAEAVGSPEPPSRPPRATSPEPQEPPATPSTERQVVSKLLPGLTEPPAVQGPTKGPSNTKRAVLDLAGPRPCQRSLSVLSPCQPAQNREPPTPAGGSSPFQRAGSVRDRARKFTSDSPMAARLQDGPSRLALGSSTPARLLGPSHISTTPASSSSGSSSRGPSDTSSRPSKEPRGTARPLAQLQSYPREEGPRGRGLAARPLENGAGGPVARSEEPSAPLPVPVGIAEPGASMKTTFTIEIKDGRGQASTSRVLLPTGNQRAELTLGLRAPPTLLSTSSGGKSTITHISSPGTLAQLGSITHVTSFSHASPGSRGGCSIKMEPEPAEPPSAAVEVANGTEQSRVDKAPERRSPLSAEELMAIEDESILDKMLDQTTDFEERKLIRAALRELRQKKRDQRDKERERRLQEARARPGEGRGNTATETTTQHSQRAADGSAISTVTKTERLVHSNDGTRTARTTTVESSFVRRSENGGSSTMVQTKTFSSSSSKKMGSIFDREDEASPRPGSLAALEKRQAEKKKELMKAQSLPKTSASQARKAMIEKLEKEGAAGPGGPRAAVQRSTSFGVPNANSIKQMLLDWCRAKTRGYEHVDIQNFSSSWSDGMAFCALVHNFFPEAFDYGQLSPQNRRQNFEVAFSSAEMLVDCVPLVEVEDMMIMGKKPDPKCVFTYVQSLYNHLRRHELRLRGKNV; encoded by the exons CTGGAGGTCACAGCGGATCTGGCTGAGCGGCGCCGCATCCGCTCAGCCATCCGGGAGCTGCAGCGGCAGGAGCTGCAGCGTGAGGAGGAGGCCCTGGCATCCAAGCGCTTCCGTGCTGAGCGGCAGGACAACAAGGAGAACTGGCTGCA CTCTCAGCAGCAGGAGGCGGAGCAGCGAGCTGCTCTGGCGCGGCTGGCTGGGCGGCTGGAGTCCATGAATGATGTGGAAGAGCTGACCGCACTG CTGCGAGGTGCCGGTGAGTATGAAGAACGAAAGCTAATCCGTGCTGCCATCCGCCGCATAAGGGCCCAGGAGATTGAGG ccGCCACATTGGCCGGGAGGTTGTGCAGTGGGCATGCCAACAGTGGCTCAAGAGAGGAGAGCAAGGGGCGGGCAGCACAGAGGCTGGAACGGTGTGAG GTGCCAGAGCCAGAGAaacaggagcagcaggcagaggtccCAGAgccaaccccacccccccagggcACCACCCGGGATGTGACCACGGTGACACTCCTGCTTCGGGCCCCACCTGGGGGCACACCCAGCTTACCTGCCTCGCCCGTCAGTTCACCCACCACTGCTTCTCCTGAGCCTCCACTAGAGCCTGCTGAGGCCCAGTGTCCTGCTGCTGAGGCTGTGGGCAGCCCTGAGCCACCCTCCAGGCCACCCAGAGCCACCAGTCCTGAGCCCCAGGAACCACCAGCCACCCCCAGCACTGAGAGGCAGGTTGTCAGCAAG CTCCTGCCTGGCCTCACAGAGCCCCCAGCTGTCCAAGGTCCCACCAAAGGTCCCTCCAACACAAAGAGAGCAG TGCTAGACCTGGCTGGACCCCGTCCCTGCCAACGCTCCCTGTCGGTGCTCAGCCCCTGCCAGCCAGCCCAGAACCGAG agccccccacccctgccggtGGATCTTCCCCATTCCAGCGGGCCGGCTCCGTGCGGGATCGTGCGCGCAAGTTCACCTCTGATTCTCCCATGGCTGCCAGGCTCCAGGATGGTCCATCCCGATTGGCCCTGGGTTCCTCGACCCCCGCAAGACTCCTGGGCCCCTCCCACATCAGCACTACCCCTGCCTCCTCTTCCAGCGGCTCCTCCTCACGGGGCCCCAGTGACACCTCCTCCCGCCCCAGCAAGGAGCCACGAGGAACAGCCAGGCCCCTGGCCCAGCTTCAGAGCTACCCCCGGGAGGAGGGCCCCAGGGGGCGGGGCTTGGCTGCCAGGCCCCTTGAAAACGGAGCAGGGGGGCCCGTGGCCCGCTCAGAGGAGCCCAGTGCCCCGCTTCCCGTGCCTGTCGGCATTGCCGAGCCAGGGGCCAGTATGAAGACCACATTCACCATCGAGATCAAGGATGGCCGTGGCCAAGCATCCACTAGCCGAGTGCTGCTGCCCACAggcaaccagagggcag AACTGACGCTGGGGCTCCGGGCGCCTCCCACCCTCCTCAGCACCAGCAGTGGGGGCAAGAGCACCATTACCCATATCAGCAGCCCCGGGACCCTGGCCCAGCTGGGTAGCATCACTCACGTCACCAGCTTCAGCCATGCCTCCCCTGGTAGCCGGGGAGGCTGCAGCATTAAG ATGGAACCCGAGCCAGCAGAGCCCCCCTCTGCAGCAGTGGAAGTGGCTAATGGCACTGAGCAAAGCCGGGTGGACAAGGCACCAGAGAGGCGGAGCCCGCTGAGTGCTGAGGAGCTGATGGCCATCGAGGATGAAAGCATCCTGGACAAGATG CTGGATCAGACGACAGACTTTGAGGAACGGAAGCTCATCCGGGCTGCACTACGCGAGCTCCGACAAAAGAAGAGAG ACCAGCGGGACAAGGAACGGGAACGGCGGCTGCAAGAGGCACGGGCCCGGCCAGGGGAGGGCCGTGGCAACACAGCCACTGAGACCACCACGCAGCACAGCCAGCGGGCAGCTGATGGCTCAGCTATCAGCACTGTCACCAAGACCGAGCGGCTCGTCCACTCCA atGATGGCACGCGGACAGCCCGCACCACCACGGTGGAGTCCAGTTTTGTGAGGCGCTCAGAGA ATGGTGGCAGCAGCACCATGGTGCAAACCAAGACCTTCTCCTCATCGTCATCCAAGAAGATGGGCAG catCTTTGACCGCGAGGATGAGGCCAGCCCGCGGCCCGGCAGCCTGGCGGCACTCGAGAAACgccaggcagagaagaagaaggagctgATGAAGGCGCAGAGCCTGCCCAAGACCTCGGCCTCTCAGGCACGAAAGGCCATGATTGAGAAGCTGGAGAAGGAAGGTGccgcagg CCCTGGTGGACCCCGTGCAGCCGTGCAGCGCTCCACTAGCTTTGGGGTCCCTAACGCCAACAGCATCAAGCAGATGTTGCTGGACTGGTGCCGAGCCAAGACTCGTGGCTATGAG CACGTGGACATCCAGAACTTCTCCTCAAGTTGGAGTGATGGGATGGCCTTCTGTGCCCTAGTGCACAACTTCTTCCCCGAGGCCTTCGACTATGGGCAGCTCAGCCCGCAGAACCGGCGTCAGAACTTCGAGGTGGCCTTCTCATCTGCTGA GATGCTGGTGGACTGCGTGCCGCTGGTGGAGGTGGAGGACATGATGATCATGGGCAAGAAGCCCGACCCCAAGTGCGTCTTCACCTATGTGCAGTCGCTCTACAACCACCTGCGGCGCCACGAGCTGCGCCTGCGCGGCAAGAATGTCTAG
- the SMTN gene encoding smoothelin isoform X4 has translation MADEAFAGLDEGALRKLLEVTADLAERRRIRSAIRELQRQELQREEEALASKRFRAERQDNKENWLHSQQQEAEQRAALARLAGRLESMNDVEELTALLRGAGEYEERKLIRAAIRRIRAQEIEAATLAGRLCSGHANSGSREESKGRAAQRLERCEVPEPEKQEQQAEVPEPTPPPQGTTRDVTTVTLLLRAPPGGTPSLPASPVSSPTTASPEPPLEPAEAQCPAAEAVGSPEPPSRPPRATSPEPQEPPATPSTERQVVSKLLPGLTEPPAVQGPTKGPSNTKRAEPPTPAGGSSPFQRAGSVRDRARKFTSDSPMAARLQDGPSRLALGSSTPARLLGPSHISTTPASSSSGSSSRGPSDTSSRPSKEPRGTARPLAQLQSYPREEGPRGRGLAARPLENGAGGPVARSEEPSAPLPVPVGIAEPGASMKTTFTIEIKDGRGQASTSRVLLPTGNQRAELTLGLRAPPTLLSTSSGGKSTITHISSPGTLAQLGSITHVTSFSHASPGSRGGCSIKMEPEPAEPPSAAVEVANGTEQSRVDKAPERRSPLSAEELMAIEDESILDKMLDQTTDFEERKLIRAALRELRQKKRDQRDKERERRLQEARARPGEGRGNTATETTTQHSQRAADGSAISTVTKTERLVHSNDGTRTARTTTVESSFVRRSENGGSSTMVQTKTFSSSSSKKMGSIFDREDEASPRPGSLAALEKRQAEKKKELMKAQSLPKTSASQARKAMIEKLEKEGAAGSPGGPRAAVQRSTSFGVPNANSIKQMLLDWCRAKTRGYEHVDIQNFSSSWSDGMAFCALVHNFFPEAFDYGQLSPQNRRQNFEVAFSSAEMLVDCVPLVEVEDMMIMGKKPDPKCVFTYVQSLYNHLRRHELRLRGKNV, from the exons CTGGAGGTCACAGCGGATCTGGCTGAGCGGCGCCGCATCCGCTCAGCCATCCGGGAGCTGCAGCGGCAGGAGCTGCAGCGTGAGGAGGAGGCCCTGGCATCCAAGCGCTTCCGTGCTGAGCGGCAGGACAACAAGGAGAACTGGCTGCA CTCTCAGCAGCAGGAGGCGGAGCAGCGAGCTGCTCTGGCGCGGCTGGCTGGGCGGCTGGAGTCCATGAATGATGTGGAAGAGCTGACCGCACTG CTGCGAGGTGCCGGTGAGTATGAAGAACGAAAGCTAATCCGTGCTGCCATCCGCCGCATAAGGGCCCAGGAGATTGAGG ccGCCACATTGGCCGGGAGGTTGTGCAGTGGGCATGCCAACAGTGGCTCAAGAGAGGAGAGCAAGGGGCGGGCAGCACAGAGGCTGGAACGGTGTGAG GTGCCAGAGCCAGAGAaacaggagcagcaggcagaggtccCAGAgccaaccccacccccccagggcACCACCCGGGATGTGACCACGGTGACACTCCTGCTTCGGGCCCCACCTGGGGGCACACCCAGCTTACCTGCCTCGCCCGTCAGTTCACCCACCACTGCTTCTCCTGAGCCTCCACTAGAGCCTGCTGAGGCCCAGTGTCCTGCTGCTGAGGCTGTGGGCAGCCCTGAGCCACCCTCCAGGCCACCCAGAGCCACCAGTCCTGAGCCCCAGGAACCACCAGCCACCCCCAGCACTGAGAGGCAGGTTGTCAGCAAG CTCCTGCCTGGCCTCACAGAGCCCCCAGCTGTCCAAGGTCCCACCAAAGGTCCCTCCAACACAAAGAGAGCAG agccccccacccctgccggtGGATCTTCCCCATTCCAGCGGGCCGGCTCCGTGCGGGATCGTGCGCGCAAGTTCACCTCTGATTCTCCCATGGCTGCCAGGCTCCAGGATGGTCCATCCCGATTGGCCCTGGGTTCCTCGACCCCCGCAAGACTCCTGGGCCCCTCCCACATCAGCACTACCCCTGCCTCCTCTTCCAGCGGCTCCTCCTCACGGGGCCCCAGTGACACCTCCTCCCGCCCCAGCAAGGAGCCACGAGGAACAGCCAGGCCCCTGGCCCAGCTTCAGAGCTACCCCCGGGAGGAGGGCCCCAGGGGGCGGGGCTTGGCTGCCAGGCCCCTTGAAAACGGAGCAGGGGGGCCCGTGGCCCGCTCAGAGGAGCCCAGTGCCCCGCTTCCCGTGCCTGTCGGCATTGCCGAGCCAGGGGCCAGTATGAAGACCACATTCACCATCGAGATCAAGGATGGCCGTGGCCAAGCATCCACTAGCCGAGTGCTGCTGCCCACAggcaaccagagggcag AACTGACGCTGGGGCTCCGGGCGCCTCCCACCCTCCTCAGCACCAGCAGTGGGGGCAAGAGCACCATTACCCATATCAGCAGCCCCGGGACCCTGGCCCAGCTGGGTAGCATCACTCACGTCACCAGCTTCAGCCATGCCTCCCCTGGTAGCCGGGGAGGCTGCAGCATTAAG ATGGAACCCGAGCCAGCAGAGCCCCCCTCTGCAGCAGTGGAAGTGGCTAATGGCACTGAGCAAAGCCGGGTGGACAAGGCACCAGAGAGGCGGAGCCCGCTGAGTGCTGAGGAGCTGATGGCCATCGAGGATGAAAGCATCCTGGACAAGATG CTGGATCAGACGACAGACTTTGAGGAACGGAAGCTCATCCGGGCTGCACTACGCGAGCTCCGACAAAAGAAGAGAG ACCAGCGGGACAAGGAACGGGAACGGCGGCTGCAAGAGGCACGGGCCCGGCCAGGGGAGGGCCGTGGCAACACAGCCACTGAGACCACCACGCAGCACAGCCAGCGGGCAGCTGATGGCTCAGCTATCAGCACTGTCACCAAGACCGAGCGGCTCGTCCACTCCA atGATGGCACGCGGACAGCCCGCACCACCACGGTGGAGTCCAGTTTTGTGAGGCGCTCAGAGA ATGGTGGCAGCAGCACCATGGTGCAAACCAAGACCTTCTCCTCATCGTCATCCAAGAAGATGGGCAG catCTTTGACCGCGAGGATGAGGCCAGCCCGCGGCCCGGCAGCCTGGCGGCACTCGAGAAACgccaggcagagaagaagaaggagctgATGAAGGCGCAGAGCCTGCCCAAGACCTCGGCCTCTCAGGCACGAAAGGCCATGATTGAGAAGCTGGAGAAGGAAGGTGccgcagg CAGCCCTGGTGGACCCCGTGCAGCCGTGCAGCGCTCCACTAGCTTTGGGGTCCCTAACGCCAACAGCATCAAGCAGATGTTGCTGGACTGGTGCCGAGCCAAGACTCGTGGCTATGAG CACGTGGACATCCAGAACTTCTCCTCAAGTTGGAGTGATGGGATGGCCTTCTGTGCCCTAGTGCACAACTTCTTCCCCGAGGCCTTCGACTATGGGCAGCTCAGCCCGCAGAACCGGCGTCAGAACTTCGAGGTGGCCTTCTCATCTGCTGA GATGCTGGTGGACTGCGTGCCGCTGGTGGAGGTGGAGGACATGATGATCATGGGCAAGAAGCCCGACCCCAAGTGCGTCTTCACCTATGTGCAGTCGCTCTACAACCACCTGCGGCGCCACGAGCTGCGCCTGCGCGGCAAGAATGTCTAG
- the SMTN gene encoding smoothelin isoform X1: MADEAFAGLDEGALRKLLEVTADLAERRRIRSAIRELQRQELQREEEALASKRFRAERQDNKENWLHSQQQEAEQRAALARLAGRLESMNDVEELTALLRGAGEYEERKLIRAAIRRIRAQEIEAATLAGRLCSGHANSGSREESKGRAAQRLERCEVPEPEKQEQQAEVPEPTPPPQGTTRDVTTVTLLLRAPPGGTPSLPASPVSSPTTASPEPPLEPAEAQCPAAEAVGSPEPPSRPPRATSPEPQEPPATPSTERQVVSKLLPGLTEPPAVQGPTKGPSNTKRAVLDLAGPRPCQRSLSVLSPCQPAQNREPPTPAGGSSPFQRAGSVRDRARKFTSDSPMAARLQDGPSRLALGSSTPARLLGPSHISTTPASSSSGSSSRGPSDTSSRPSKEPRGTARPLAQLQSYPREEGPRGRGLAARPLENGAGGPVARSEEPSAPLPVPVGIAEPGASMKTTFTIEIKDGRGQASTSRVLLPTGNQRAELTLGLRAPPTLLSTSSGGKSTITHISSPGTLAQLGSITHVTSFSHASPGSRGGCSIKMEPEPAEPPSAAVEVANGTEQSRVDKAPERRSPLSAEELMAIEDESILDKMLDQTTDFEERKLIRAALRELRQKKRDQRDKERERRLQEARARPGEGRGNTATETTTQHSQRAADGSAISTVTKTERLVHSNDGTRTARTTTVESSFVRRSENGGSSTMVQTKTFSSSSSKKMGSIFDREDEASPRPGSLAALEKRQAEKKKELMKAQSLPKTSASQARKAMIEKLEKEGAAGSPGGPRAAVQRSTSFGVPNANSIKQMLLDWCRAKTRGYEHVDIQNFSSSWSDGMAFCALVHNFFPEAFDYGQLSPQNRRQNFEVAFSSAEMLVDCVPLVEVEDMMIMGKKPDPKCVFTYVQSLYNHLRRHELRLRGKNV; the protein is encoded by the exons CTGGAGGTCACAGCGGATCTGGCTGAGCGGCGCCGCATCCGCTCAGCCATCCGGGAGCTGCAGCGGCAGGAGCTGCAGCGTGAGGAGGAGGCCCTGGCATCCAAGCGCTTCCGTGCTGAGCGGCAGGACAACAAGGAGAACTGGCTGCA CTCTCAGCAGCAGGAGGCGGAGCAGCGAGCTGCTCTGGCGCGGCTGGCTGGGCGGCTGGAGTCCATGAATGATGTGGAAGAGCTGACCGCACTG CTGCGAGGTGCCGGTGAGTATGAAGAACGAAAGCTAATCCGTGCTGCCATCCGCCGCATAAGGGCCCAGGAGATTGAGG ccGCCACATTGGCCGGGAGGTTGTGCAGTGGGCATGCCAACAGTGGCTCAAGAGAGGAGAGCAAGGGGCGGGCAGCACAGAGGCTGGAACGGTGTGAG GTGCCAGAGCCAGAGAaacaggagcagcaggcagaggtccCAGAgccaaccccacccccccagggcACCACCCGGGATGTGACCACGGTGACACTCCTGCTTCGGGCCCCACCTGGGGGCACACCCAGCTTACCTGCCTCGCCCGTCAGTTCACCCACCACTGCTTCTCCTGAGCCTCCACTAGAGCCTGCTGAGGCCCAGTGTCCTGCTGCTGAGGCTGTGGGCAGCCCTGAGCCACCCTCCAGGCCACCCAGAGCCACCAGTCCTGAGCCCCAGGAACCACCAGCCACCCCCAGCACTGAGAGGCAGGTTGTCAGCAAG CTCCTGCCTGGCCTCACAGAGCCCCCAGCTGTCCAAGGTCCCACCAAAGGTCCCTCCAACACAAAGAGAGCAG TGCTAGACCTGGCTGGACCCCGTCCCTGCCAACGCTCCCTGTCGGTGCTCAGCCCCTGCCAGCCAGCCCAGAACCGAG agccccccacccctgccggtGGATCTTCCCCATTCCAGCGGGCCGGCTCCGTGCGGGATCGTGCGCGCAAGTTCACCTCTGATTCTCCCATGGCTGCCAGGCTCCAGGATGGTCCATCCCGATTGGCCCTGGGTTCCTCGACCCCCGCAAGACTCCTGGGCCCCTCCCACATCAGCACTACCCCTGCCTCCTCTTCCAGCGGCTCCTCCTCACGGGGCCCCAGTGACACCTCCTCCCGCCCCAGCAAGGAGCCACGAGGAACAGCCAGGCCCCTGGCCCAGCTTCAGAGCTACCCCCGGGAGGAGGGCCCCAGGGGGCGGGGCTTGGCTGCCAGGCCCCTTGAAAACGGAGCAGGGGGGCCCGTGGCCCGCTCAGAGGAGCCCAGTGCCCCGCTTCCCGTGCCTGTCGGCATTGCCGAGCCAGGGGCCAGTATGAAGACCACATTCACCATCGAGATCAAGGATGGCCGTGGCCAAGCATCCACTAGCCGAGTGCTGCTGCCCACAggcaaccagagggcag AACTGACGCTGGGGCTCCGGGCGCCTCCCACCCTCCTCAGCACCAGCAGTGGGGGCAAGAGCACCATTACCCATATCAGCAGCCCCGGGACCCTGGCCCAGCTGGGTAGCATCACTCACGTCACCAGCTTCAGCCATGCCTCCCCTGGTAGCCGGGGAGGCTGCAGCATTAAG ATGGAACCCGAGCCAGCAGAGCCCCCCTCTGCAGCAGTGGAAGTGGCTAATGGCACTGAGCAAAGCCGGGTGGACAAGGCACCAGAGAGGCGGAGCCCGCTGAGTGCTGAGGAGCTGATGGCCATCGAGGATGAAAGCATCCTGGACAAGATG CTGGATCAGACGACAGACTTTGAGGAACGGAAGCTCATCCGGGCTGCACTACGCGAGCTCCGACAAAAGAAGAGAG ACCAGCGGGACAAGGAACGGGAACGGCGGCTGCAAGAGGCACGGGCCCGGCCAGGGGAGGGCCGTGGCAACACAGCCACTGAGACCACCACGCAGCACAGCCAGCGGGCAGCTGATGGCTCAGCTATCAGCACTGTCACCAAGACCGAGCGGCTCGTCCACTCCA atGATGGCACGCGGACAGCCCGCACCACCACGGTGGAGTCCAGTTTTGTGAGGCGCTCAGAGA ATGGTGGCAGCAGCACCATGGTGCAAACCAAGACCTTCTCCTCATCGTCATCCAAGAAGATGGGCAG catCTTTGACCGCGAGGATGAGGCCAGCCCGCGGCCCGGCAGCCTGGCGGCACTCGAGAAACgccaggcagagaagaagaaggagctgATGAAGGCGCAGAGCCTGCCCAAGACCTCGGCCTCTCAGGCACGAAAGGCCATGATTGAGAAGCTGGAGAAGGAAGGTGccgcagg CAGCCCTGGTGGACCCCGTGCAGCCGTGCAGCGCTCCACTAGCTTTGGGGTCCCTAACGCCAACAGCATCAAGCAGATGTTGCTGGACTGGTGCCGAGCCAAGACTCGTGGCTATGAG CACGTGGACATCCAGAACTTCTCCTCAAGTTGGAGTGATGGGATGGCCTTCTGTGCCCTAGTGCACAACTTCTTCCCCGAGGCCTTCGACTATGGGCAGCTCAGCCCGCAGAACCGGCGTCAGAACTTCGAGGTGGCCTTCTCATCTGCTGA GATGCTGGTGGACTGCGTGCCGCTGGTGGAGGTGGAGGACATGATGATCATGGGCAAGAAGCCCGACCCCAAGTGCGTCTTCACCTATGTGCAGTCGCTCTACAACCACCTGCGGCGCCACGAGCTGCGCCTGCGCGGCAAGAATGTCTAG
- the SMTN gene encoding smoothelin isoform X5, producing MADEAFAGLDEGALRKLLEVTADLAERRRIRSAIRELQRQELQREEEALASKRFRAERQDNKENWLHSQQQEAEQRAALARLAGRLESMNDVEELTALLRGAGEYEERKLIRAAIRRIRAQEIEAATLAGRLCSGHANSGSREESKGRAAQRLERCEVPEPEKQEQQAEVPEPTPPPQGTTRDVTTVTLLLRAPPGGTPSLPASPVSSPTTASPEPPLEPAEAQCPAAEAVGSPEPPSRPPRATSPEPQEPPATPSTERQVVSKLLPGLTEPPAVQGPTKGPSNTKRAVLDLAGPRPCQRSLSVLSPCQPAQNREPPTPAGGSSPFQRAGSVRDRARKFTSDSPMAARLQDGPSRLALGSSTPARLLGPSHISTTPASSSSGSSSRGPSDTSSRPSKEPRGTARPLAQLQSYPREEGPRGRGLAARPLENGAGGPVARSEEPSAPLPVPVGIAEPGASMKTTFTIEIKDGRGQASTSRVLLPTGNQRAELTLGLRAPPTLLSTSSGGKSTITHISSPGTLAQLGSITHVTSFSHASPGSRGGCSIKAAEDAGTPVAHPPAFSTRRRSSAGLARSSSLMEPEPAEPPSAAVEVANGTEQSRVDKAPERRSPLSAEELMAIEDESILDKMLDQTTDFEERKLIRAALRELRQKKRDQRDKERERRLQEARARPGEGRGNTATETTTQHSQRAADGSAISTVTKTERLVHSNDGTRTARTTTVESSFVRRSENGGSSTMVQTKTFSSSSSKKMGSIFDREDEASPRPGSLAALEKRQAEKKKELMKAQSLPKTSASQARKAMIEKLEKEGAAGSPGGPRAAVQRSTSFGVPNANSIKQMLLDWCRAKTRGYEHVDIQNFSSSWSDGMAFCALVHNFFPEAFDYGQLSPQNRRQNFEVAFSSAEMLVDCVPLVEVEDMMIMGKKPDPKCVFTYVQSLYNHLRRHELRLRGKNV from the exons CTGGAGGTCACAGCGGATCTGGCTGAGCGGCGCCGCATCCGCTCAGCCATCCGGGAGCTGCAGCGGCAGGAGCTGCAGCGTGAGGAGGAGGCCCTGGCATCCAAGCGCTTCCGTGCTGAGCGGCAGGACAACAAGGAGAACTGGCTGCA CTCTCAGCAGCAGGAGGCGGAGCAGCGAGCTGCTCTGGCGCGGCTGGCTGGGCGGCTGGAGTCCATGAATGATGTGGAAGAGCTGACCGCACTG CTGCGAGGTGCCGGTGAGTATGAAGAACGAAAGCTAATCCGTGCTGCCATCCGCCGCATAAGGGCCCAGGAGATTGAGG ccGCCACATTGGCCGGGAGGTTGTGCAGTGGGCATGCCAACAGTGGCTCAAGAGAGGAGAGCAAGGGGCGGGCAGCACAGAGGCTGGAACGGTGTGAG GTGCCAGAGCCAGAGAaacaggagcagcaggcagaggtccCAGAgccaaccccacccccccagggcACCACCCGGGATGTGACCACGGTGACACTCCTGCTTCGGGCCCCACCTGGGGGCACACCCAGCTTACCTGCCTCGCCCGTCAGTTCACCCACCACTGCTTCTCCTGAGCCTCCACTAGAGCCTGCTGAGGCCCAGTGTCCTGCTGCTGAGGCTGTGGGCAGCCCTGAGCCACCCTCCAGGCCACCCAGAGCCACCAGTCCTGAGCCCCAGGAACCACCAGCCACCCCCAGCACTGAGAGGCAGGTTGTCAGCAAG CTCCTGCCTGGCCTCACAGAGCCCCCAGCTGTCCAAGGTCCCACCAAAGGTCCCTCCAACACAAAGAGAGCAG TGCTAGACCTGGCTGGACCCCGTCCCTGCCAACGCTCCCTGTCGGTGCTCAGCCCCTGCCAGCCAGCCCAGAACCGAG agccccccacccctgccggtGGATCTTCCCCATTCCAGCGGGCCGGCTCCGTGCGGGATCGTGCGCGCAAGTTCACCTCTGATTCTCCCATGGCTGCCAGGCTCCAGGATGGTCCATCCCGATTGGCCCTGGGTTCCTCGACCCCCGCAAGACTCCTGGGCCCCTCCCACATCAGCACTACCCCTGCCTCCTCTTCCAGCGGCTCCTCCTCACGGGGCCCCAGTGACACCTCCTCCCGCCCCAGCAAGGAGCCACGAGGAACAGCCAGGCCCCTGGCCCAGCTTCAGAGCTACCCCCGGGAGGAGGGCCCCAGGGGGCGGGGCTTGGCTGCCAGGCCCCTTGAAAACGGAGCAGGGGGGCCCGTGGCCCGCTCAGAGGAGCCCAGTGCCCCGCTTCCCGTGCCTGTCGGCATTGCCGAGCCAGGGGCCAGTATGAAGACCACATTCACCATCGAGATCAAGGATGGCCGTGGCCAAGCATCCACTAGCCGAGTGCTGCTGCCCACAggcaaccagagggcag AACTGACGCTGGGGCTCCGGGCGCCTCCCACCCTCCTCAGCACCAGCAGTGGGGGCAAGAGCACCATTACCCATATCAGCAGCCCCGGGACCCTGGCCCAGCTGGGTAGCATCACTCACGTCACCAGCTTCAGCCATGCCTCCCCTGGTAGCCGGGGAGGCTGCAGCATTAAG GCGGCTGAGGATGCCGGGACCCCCGTGGCCCACCCGCCTGCCTTCAGTACCCGCCGCCGCTCCTCTGCCGGCCTTGCCCGCAGCAGCAGTCTC ATGGAACCCGAGCCAGCAGAGCCCCCCTCTGCAGCAGTGGAAGTGGCTAATGGCACTGAGCAAAGCCGGGTGGACAAGGCACCAGAGAGGCGGAGCCCGCTGAGTGCTGAGGAGCTGATGGCCATCGAGGATGAAAGCATCCTGGACAAGATG CTGGATCAGACGACAGACTTTGAGGAACGGAAGCTCATCCGGGCTGCACTACGCGAGCTCCGACAAAAGAAGAGAG ACCAGCGGGACAAGGAACGGGAACGGCGGCTGCAAGAGGCACGGGCCCGGCCAGGGGAGGGCCGTGGCAACACAGCCACTGAGACCACCACGCAGCACAGCCAGCGGGCAGCTGATGGCTCAGCTATCAGCACTGTCACCAAGACCGAGCGGCTCGTCCACTCCA atGATGGCACGCGGACAGCCCGCACCACCACGGTGGAGTCCAGTTTTGTGAGGCGCTCAGAGA ATGGTGGCAGCAGCACCATGGTGCAAACCAAGACCTTCTCCTCATCGTCATCCAAGAAGATGGGCAG catCTTTGACCGCGAGGATGAGGCCAGCCCGCGGCCCGGCAGCCTGGCGGCACTCGAGAAACgccaggcagagaagaagaaggagctgATGAAGGCGCAGAGCCTGCCCAAGACCTCGGCCTCTCAGGCACGAAAGGCCATGATTGAGAAGCTGGAGAAGGAAGGTGccgcagg CAGCCCTGGTGGACCCCGTGCAGCCGTGCAGCGCTCCACTAGCTTTGGGGTCCCTAACGCCAACAGCATCAAGCAGATGTTGCTGGACTGGTGCCGAGCCAAGACTCGTGGCTATGAG CACGTGGACATCCAGAACTTCTCCTCAAGTTGGAGTGATGGGATGGCCTTCTGTGCCCTAGTGCACAACTTCTTCCCCGAGGCCTTCGACTATGGGCAGCTCAGCCCGCAGAACCGGCGTCAGAACTTCGAGGTGGCCTTCTCATCTGCTGA GATGCTGGTGGACTGCGTGCCGCTGGTGGAGGTGGAGGACATGATGATCATGGGCAAGAAGCCCGACCCCAAGTGCGTCTTCACCTATGTGCAGTCGCTCTACAACCACCTGCGGCGCCACGAGCTGCGCCTGCGCGGCAAGAATGTCTAG